Genomic DNA from Alicyclobacillus fastidiosus:
CTAAGATCGGTTGTACGGTCATCGAGTTCTGAAAGGAGATCGGACAGATCAGTGGCGGCTTCGTCCATCTTGGCGAAAGGATTCAGGTCATCGAATTCGGCTAGAGATTCTTTCAACGCATCCAGAACACCCGCGAGTTCCTTTAGCGCTTCTGATGCCTCGTCATTGGCGATGATATTCAGTTTCAGATCAAGATCATTTATCTCCGCCAAGGGTCCTCACTCTCCTTTCGCCTATCTTCTATCTTCTTTGCATCACGTTTTGCAGCCATAAATAAAAGCCACCGTTGGACTTTATCAGCGTCCATCGTGGCTAGTTCATCGGGTCTTATATGCAATGCACAGCACAATTCGAATTCCTCGTACTCACGAACGATTTCCTTTAGGGGTTGATTGTTCTGAGCGCGTAACGAATCAAGCGGAGTTTGCCCCGTAATGACGTTTACGAGGCGTTTTCGGAGTTTGGGTCAACTTTCACCGAATCCAAGATTGTACGGGATTCCTTCAAGAGACGCGCCATGATTCGTCCATCTACGAAATCCAATTGTCCTTCCTGCGAATTCCTTGGAAGTGGCACGGCGTTCCCATCGTCGTCTTTGACGTTCCATTCCTTGACCATATTGATTAAGAGTAAATTCTGAAGTTCAGAGGATTCGTCTTCAGTCAACGAATCTTTTCCGACGAACTTGCCAACTTTCCTCATCAATCCCCAAGGTGGAACGTCTCGCAAAACCGCATATGCGCCTGTCTGAATGTCGTTTAGGTCTACTCGCATATAAAACCCTCCTTAGCTTGCTGCGGAGCTTGTATAGGCCGTAGAAACACCATTTTTAAGCGTTGCAGTAACGACAGATGCATCAGTAGCGTTGTAAATCGCAGAACCGCTCAAAGACGACTGTACGTATTCCTGAGAACGATCAATCGTCGGCTTTGTGAATTGAACAGCAGACGATGTGAACGTGATGGAATATCCCGTTCCTGGCTGTGTAAGGGTCACAGAAACGGCTTTTGTAGCCTGATTCAATGCCAACGTGTATTCCGAGTCGTCTTCCATGTAGAAATCAATGTCCCAATCGGCAGCGAGAGGGCCAAGGAAGATATCGAACGGATTTTGGCTGTTTGCCGCGCTGAACAGGGCTTCCGAATTCTTTCGTTGGAGGTTCAACGTCAGGGAATTCAGCTTCGCATTTGCCGTACCACCGATGGACAGGCTTGCTTCCCAGCCAAGGAAGAACGGGTTAGTTCCGAATGTCTGACTCGATGGTGCTGTGGCAGATGCAGAAGGAAAACCGATGAATGATGCGCTATATGTCAGCCCTGCATCCGGTGTGAATTTGAAAGACAACTTTGTCAGCTTTTGCCCGGGGAACTGACGGAATCCAGCTACGTAGTAATCGGACAGTGTGAGGCTTCCTGGGTATGATGCAGTTCCGAACGTATGCGTATATGGAGCCGAAGACCCGGACACCGTATCGGTCCCGAAAATCGCCGCGAGTAAGTTACCGATGGACGAAGGATAAGCGTCTCCTTCAATGTCATACGTGGACGACATTGTTCCAAGGTATTCCCCATACAGGTTGGTATTAGGTCAAGAGGGTGGACACCTCGAACAGAGAGTTTCATAATATTACATACAATTTATCCTTGTGTTTTAAGCAACATTCTCAAGCGACATACGGCGATATTCGTCCTGGAATTGTACGGGCGTTTGATATCTAATAGACGAATGAATACGCCTTCTGTTGTACCAGACTTCGATATACTCCCAGATATCTCGTTTGGCTCTTGCACGACTGGTGTACGTTTCAAGGTGAATGAGCTCTCGCTTGATGACACTGTGGAATGATTCGATGCAGGCATTATCGTAACAGCAACCTTTGCGGCTCATGCTTCCAATCATCTTGTACTCTTTCAGCTTATCCTGGTATTCTCTTGACGCATATTGGCTACCACGGTCTGAGTGATGTAATATGCCATCATCGGGCTTTTCACGTTGATACGCTTGTTCTAGCGCATCTATGACCAGCTCTTTTGTCATACGTGAGTCAGCTTTCCATCCAACAATTTTCCGCGTAAACAAGTCCATAACGCTGGCTACATATAGCCACCCTTCGTTGGTCCAAACATACGTAATATCCGACATCCACACCTGGTTTGGACGTTGTGCCTGAAACGTCTGATTCAACACATTGTCGTGAACGGGATGGCTGTGTTTCGAGTTGGTTGTCGCTTTATATTTGCGCACAGTTCGGCTTTTCAGGCCGTTCTCTCGCATAATTCCCGCCACGGTCTTCTGGCTAACACGCAATCCTTCCTTACGTAGCACTTGTGTAATCTTTGGGCTCCCGTACAAACGGCGAGAGGACAAGAAGATTTGATGAATACGTTGTATAAGCTTTTTCCGTCGTTTTTTACGCGCGCTATCTGGGCTTTTAAGCCATGCATAGTACCCGCTTCGATAAACCTGCAAAACCTGGCACATCCTCTGAACCGAAAAGTCGAAGCGGTGGTCATAGATAAATTGGTACCTTACTTCCGGTCTTTGCTGAAGATGCGCACGGCTTTTTTAAGATCTCATTTTCCTCTTTCAATTCCCTGATTTCACGCTCTAAATCTCGTGTTGCTTGAGCATCCGGCTTCAGATTGCCCGTACCGACGAATGGATGCTTCGGATCATTTTTGTATTGAGTTATCCACCCGTAGAGTGTTTTTTCAGAGATACCCAAGTCACGAGCGACGTGGGCCGCTACCTTCCCCTCCTCCAAAACCAATTTCACCGTATTCATTTTGAATTCTTTATCATACTGACTCGCCACGTAGACACCTCAAATCGATTTACTCATTTTCGCATTCTCGATTCGGTGTGTCCACAATTTGAGCCTAACATCAGGTCTACCGGCTGTCCACGCATCCCTGTATCTGCAACGTATTGTGGGTTATCTTGCGGTTTGTAACTGCGCACAGGGATAAATGCTGTCGGAGCAACTGCGCTTCCGAGTGTCGTTTCTACTGCAAGTCCGAGATACGATAGGCTAGTTAGTTTTGCGCCACTCAATTAGTCTTCGCCCCCTTCTTGTCGTCAGCGACTTCTTTGACCACTTCGAAATTCGGGAGCTGTGGTAGTTCCTTCACCTCAGGGATTTCATCGTTCGGATTCACAATCCAGACTTTCCCCTCATGCATCAAGAACACTTGTTCAGTGCCTGTATATTTGATCTTCATGTTCTCACCCGCCTTGTGCAGAAATGCAGAGAAGACTAAGCGTGGACTTGTTCAATGGACTCAATATCGATTTTGCTTACGATGTAGAGCTCAACTTCCGTCCTCTGATGGGATTCTTGGATGCGGAAACTCTCACCGAATTTCATCGATGCACCGAGAGGGTAACTAGGTGTGATCAGCATCTTGTTCGTTCGTATCTGTGCTGCGATTTCATCCAACATCCGATAAAAGCTATCCAGAGTGGATTCAGCTTCGGCCCCGCGTGTCTTTGCAGGGAGAATTTGAACCAACACAGCCGATAGGTTGTAGGTGATCAACTTTTCCTGTGCGTATTGGCGCTTTTCTTGTGATGTTGGAGAGGTCACAAACAAGATCGGTTGCATGTTGTTTCTGGCTTCGAACGGTTCACCCATCGCAACCGTCTTGATATCTGGAAATGTGGAAGATGGAGACGTGCGATAGGGAGCGAGAACCGCCCCTGCGCTGTGGTCGTATTGTGTCGGGGCCTTCAACGTAACGGTGAAAGGCCCGTTCCCTGTCACGTCCTTGATAGACACGGATTCGGACAATGACCCCATATCGAGCTTTGCAGTATCAATCGGACGCGATGCATTGACGGAAATGGTTGTTGAACCAGCCGGAGCATCAGCAGCTAAGGTCGTGGAGAATCCGCCAAAAAACTCATACAAGGCGAGTTGTTGGTCTTCACGTGCCACTAGATACCGCCCCCCGATACCCACTGTGTCATGATGCGATTCGTTACGTCCTGTATCGCCATTTCGTCCATCGCTTGTTGAAAGGCTTCCCAGCGAAAATCGTTTGGTTCAGTACCTGGATGGTTGACAGCCTTTGGGAACACGGCTGTGCCGACTTTAGGCCAGAAGAACGACAAATGAGGGAATTGCGGAAGCTGTTTCCGTGTTGAAACCACGCTTCTAGGACCGCGAGGTGCAATCCTGTGTGGTTTCGTTCCTCCGATGACCCATATACCTTGCCTTGCACCTGCCAGATATGACCCGTATTGTCCATAGACGAAATGCAGACTATCACGGAGTTCTCCGCCCATAATCATCGTTCCGTCTAGCAAATACCGTTTCCCAACAGGCGCATGCTGTTTGACGTATGGGGTCATAGTCTCTGATACACCGCGAACAAGCGCGTCCATCAAGTTTCCAGCCGAGTCCGCCATGCCTTCAATAATCGATGTTAAGCTGTCGTCCTCCACACGAAAGGCGAACATCAGATCACCCTCCTCAACGGCTGCAGGAATTGGCGAACCAATTGCATGTCTTCCGCATCGATGACGTTCATGGATTCCACTGTTCCGCCCATCATGACCGAACCACCTGCGCGCCTTTCTTTAACGAGATAGGCTGCAATGAGGATGCAACACAAAGGCACTACATCAGGCAATTGAGATACGCGAACACCTGCGCTGTGATCAAACAGAAGGCTATCTGAGAGGGTGATCGTTTTATCCGTGAAGGAATCTACGGTCTCTTCCTCGTAATTCGCGCCATCATAAATCTTGATGATATCGCCTTGGTTGATGCCCATTGTATTGTCCACGGTCAAAACGTTCGTTCCAGCCTGTACATCGGCAGTCAGAAGCGTGTTGGCATAACCTGCGACATACGTTGTCTGGACGGTCAATGCCGGCTGTCCCCATCCGTATGTAGCGCTGTAAGCCGCGTCATAGGCGATGTACTTATGACCGTCTTCAAATTCCCCAAACAAGTCGATACATGTCGTATCGATTGGGTGCCACGCATCGCGGGCGGTCTGTCGCCATTGTGCCGATACGATTTGTTGAATGGGGAAATGGTTCAGACGGACTTCCAGACCACCCGATTGTTTAGGACGTGCTTGGCGTGTTTCCGTATGTTGATGTGCGTACAATGGATAGTAGACCCATTGATCAATCGCAGATGACGCCGCTTGAAGGACAAGTTGCAGTTCTGCGGTTTGCTGTTCGTCAGTTCCATCGGGAACGAGATCATCTACTTCAAGTCCTGTCGGATGGTTCAAGAACTCCTGCACTGTGGCGTATAGGCGAAGCATGGTTATTCAGCCTTCTTGTCATCCGATTTCTTGCCAGAGGTCTTTTTCTGCGCTGATACATCGAAACCAAGTTCTTCTGCGAGACGCCGCAATTCTTCTTCCTTCTCCTTGCGTTTCAGTTCGCGCAGGGCTTCTGGTTCCGGTGATGGTTTGAATCCATTGTGCAAAGGCACATTTTCAGGCCAATCAATGACACCCTCAACCATCGGAAGTTGTTTGGTCGTTCCATCCGGCATAACTACGCTTACAGTTCCGTTTCCGCACATTACTGGATGTTTCACATACATTAGTTTTCAGCCCCCTCACGGCGTTTTCTGGCGCGTTCTTCAAGCTCTTGGATACTTATACCCATAGACCACGATTTTCGATAGCTAGTAACGGCTCCATGACCGCATTTGAGCAGTTTGTCAGCTTCCATCCGAGGTACTTCCACGACATGATCATTGGCGTCATAGCGGACAAGGCCGTTTGAACTGGTCACGCCCCGACAATTCGGGTCATCGATGCCGATTTTTACGGTTTCAAGCGGATGTGACATACAAGACTCCCCCTACACAAAACGAGCGCCCAAGCATTTCGCCCAGGCGCTCGTTTGATGGGTTTTTAGGCAGCGGCAGGTGCATTGATACCTGTGATAGCAAGGTTCTGAGAAGGCAAGAAGCAATGGAGAGCACCAAAGTTGCGAATCTCAGAAATCCATTGCGGATTGCTTGAAATCGGTTGATAGTCGATTTCGAGGTAATCCATTGCACCAACCCATGTCCAAACATCCGGTACGTTATTACCTACATACCAGTCGGGGAGTTGCTCAGTGATACCGAGCATGATGCCTTGTGGCAGGTAAGCATGAACGTCTACAGGGATAATCTTCGAGGTTACAGGGTTCAGGTAACGGCTCACACGGAAGTTGGCCGTCATTTCGCCCTGTGCGTTGCCCTGTTGGGCAGCGAACCAGTACGGTTGCCCGCCGTTGTTACCCGTGAGCAGCTTCGTGAGCGTTTGAATGTCCAAAGCGGAGCAGTACAGGTGGTCAGGGTTTGCGAACTGGTTGGTGAATGCGTTGGAGAACGCGGTATTCACATCATCCAGAGTAAGCGTACCGTTGACAGCCTGAATGGTTGCATTGCTTCCTTGCGCGAAAATCCACGACAGGATGCCGTTGAACGAACCATTCAGACCATTCGGGCCGCTACCGACAGAAGCGGTTTGGTCAATGGTCGGAGCTTGCAAGCCATTGGTCGGAACGCTCGTTACCGTCAACGGAGCACCCGTGGTGAATCCTGCAAAATAGAACGGGCCATTTGCAGATGCACCAAGGTACAATACCCAACCAATCACCGGAACAGGGCCAGTGTAGGCAGGAGGCGTGAATACAACGGTGTTCGTGCCACCACCGGAGCCAGTTTCAACGGAGAGCTGTGCAGTTTGTGGCAAGGATTGACCTGCCGTGGTCTTGCTATATGCAATCGCGCCTTGGTTGGTCGGCATACCCGTAGGAATTGCGAATGCAGACACAGCCGTATATAGCGCGTAAACAGTCGTACTTGCAGGGATTGTTCCACCCGTGGTGCCAGTGGTCAAAGTACCACCTGCAGGAGCGTTACCCATTGCACCACCGAATGTCAGATTGATGCCATTCACAGGACCATTGTTCACGGTGAAGACCTGTTGAGTAGAACCAACACCACCCAAGAACAGGCGTTCTTCTTTGATGAAAAGACCTTTCAAGAGGTTCGCAACTGCAACGGCGCGAGAATCGATGGAGAAATCACCGTTGTTGCCTTCACCTGCGAACAACTGCTCCATCGTTACCGGATCAGACGAAATACCGTAACTCATGAAGTAAGTTGTAACGTCTGCGAACTGCGTAGCGATTGCCGGAGCGAGTTGTCCTTCCGTTGCGATACCAGAGACATTGTTAACGTCGACATTCGTGACCGACTTGGCCTCAAAATTGCGACCACGACGACGAATGCGAGGAATCATGTTCCGTAAAGGAGAGAATGTCGGTTGCAGGAACACAGCATACTCCGCGAGGTCGTATGGTTGCATTCCAGAACTGATGCCGAATTTAGCGAGGTCGGCCATCACATCTTTATCCAGTGTGGCTTGTTGAGGGCTTGCGAAGAATCCTTGAAGTGCGCTTACGACTTCACGGATATCAGCAGCGATATTGTATCCTGGCATTTATGTTTAACGTCCTTTCGTAATGTGAAGTAATGGTTCGTCTCCACACCACGCTCAGGCTTTCGCCCCTAAGAACGGGTCTAGCGGATGATTCTTTGTGCAGTCAGGAGTTCTCAGCTCCAACCGCGAGCTTTTGCGATGGCGGCTGCCATAACGCGCTGTTGGTCTTTCGGGCTAAGTTTCCGCATCTCCGCCTGCACGTTCTTTACTGCAGAAGTGCGTTGTTCCGTTTCTGGATTCAATGCGTAAGCTCTGTCGGCTTCATAGATGAAAGGTGATGGCTGAGACATATGCTCGACCTTCTCCAACCTGTTGATGACAGGTTCTAGGACACCTTTCACGGCTTCACCAACTGACTTTGCGATATCGTCAGAAGCTGTCTTGTCGCTACGGACGGACAATGCCGCTTTTACCGCATCAGCGACTACAGACTTCATATCGCCTGCCGTGAAGTTGATTTGTCCATCACCTTCTGGCTT
This window encodes:
- a CDS encoding phage tail tube protein, producing the protein MSSTYDIEGDAYPSSIGNLLAAIFGTDTVSGSSAPYTHTFGTASYPGSLTLSDYYVAGFRQFPGQKLTKLSFKFTPDAGLTYSASFIGFPSASATAPSSQTFGTNPFFLGWEASLSIGGTANAKLNSLTLNLQRKNSEALFSAANSQNPFDIFLGPLAADWDIDFYMEDDSEYTLALNQATKAVSVTLTQPGTGYSITFTSSAVQFTKPTIDRSQEYVQSSLSGSAIYNATDASVVTATLKNGVSTAYTSSAAS
- a CDS encoding IS3 family transposase (programmed frameshift); protein product: MNTVKLVLEEGKVAAHVARDLGISEKTLYGWITQYKNDPKHPFVGTGNLKPDAQATRDLEREIRELKEENEILKKPRAHLQQRPEVRYQFIYDHRFDFSVQRMCQVLQVYRSGYYAWLKSPDSARKKRRKKLIQRIHQIFLSSRRLYGSPKITQVLRKEGLRVSQKTVAGIMRENGLKSRTVRKYKATTNSKHSHPVHDNVLNQTFQAQRPNQVWMSDITYVWTNEGWLYVASVMDLFTRKIVGWKADSRMTKELVIDALEQAYQREKPDDGILHHSDRGSQYASREYQDKLKEYKMIGSMSRKGCCYDNACIESFHSVIKRELIHLETYTSRARAKRDIWEYIEVWYNRRRIHSSIRYQTPVQFQDEYRRMSLENVA